A region from the uncultured Sunxiuqinia sp. genome encodes:
- a CDS encoding GYDIA family GHMP kinase encodes MPDNQESYYAHGKLLLTAEYFVLQGAKAIALPVKYGQRMTVGSSDRKNELNWKAFTPDGLWFSCDLRLPDLEIIQSSDAKKADILRDTLQIMQQMNPNFQLRGGLEIQTRIDFDSQWGLGSSSTLIANLASWADVDPFQLNEKIFNGSGFDIACASADGPILYTKGEAVESVKLDYLFKDNLYFVYSGSKKSTRAEVRCFMNKRAVSSAEIEMINEISQQMAQAKNLDEFQQLMVDHEQLVSGLLDIPTVKSTDFADFEGEIKSLGAWGGDFYLVATTMNESSVFQYFKAKGLHVIFPWKELVLNNR; translated from the coding sequence ATGCCGGATAATCAGGAATCATATTATGCTCACGGAAAATTATTGCTGACTGCGGAGTACTTTGTGCTTCAGGGAGCAAAAGCCATCGCTTTGCCAGTGAAATACGGTCAACGCATGACTGTTGGTTCCAGCGACAGAAAAAATGAATTAAACTGGAAGGCTTTTACACCAGATGGTTTGTGGTTTTCCTGCGATTTACGACTTCCGGATTTGGAAATCATTCAAAGCTCTGATGCCAAAAAAGCCGATATTTTGCGCGATACCTTACAAATAATGCAACAAATGAATCCAAATTTTCAACTCCGTGGTGGGCTGGAAATTCAGACAAGGATTGATTTTGATAGCCAATGGGGATTAGGCAGCAGCAGCACTTTAATTGCGAATCTGGCTTCGTGGGCAGATGTTGATCCTTTTCAGCTAAATGAAAAAATATTTAATGGTTCTGGTTTCGATATCGCCTGCGCGTCGGCTGATGGTCCTATTTTGTATACAAAAGGCGAAGCGGTTGAATCGGTAAAGCTAGATTATCTCTTTAAAGACAATCTTTATTTTGTTTATTCAGGTTCTAAAAAAAGTACGCGCGCTGAAGTCCGTTGTTTTATGAATAAACGAGCGGTGTCATCAGCTGAAATTGAAATGATCAATGAGATCTCGCAACAAATGGCACAGGCCAAAAATCTGGATGAATTTCAACAACTGATGGTTGATCATGAGCAATTGGTTTCCGGCCTGTTGGATATACCAACCGTAAAGTCAACTGATTTTGCTGATTTTGAAGGCGAGATTAAATCGCTCGGAGCTTGGGGTGGAGATTTTTACCTGGTTGCTACAACAATGAATGAGTCCAGTGTGTTTCAGTATTTCAAAGCAAAAGGATTGCATGTAATTTTTCCGTGGAAGGAATTGGTGTTGAATAATCGTTAA
- the mvaD gene encoding diphosphomevalonate decarboxylase, translating to MEEKEVYRASWECPSNIALVKYWGKKPAQLPVNPSLSFSLKNARTKTSVRMESAARRKVEFLFEGQPSSFAERVEKYLASMSLEHEWLNNFSFYIESKNTFPHSTGIASSASAFGALALCLVDLKQQANQRNFTEQQFFQKASRWARLGSGSACRSVFPSFALWGRFAGFADSTDCNAVAVQNRFHRDYRSLRDAVLLVDSSAKEVSSSAGHELMNQHDFKDARIVQANKNLKELLQVMKIGDHKRFFELIEKEALSLHAMMMTSDPSFILLHPNSLEIIRKIRQFRQQRGLSVGFTIDAGPNIHLIYFEKDKQAVHDFINSELLVHTQNKNWLDDCIGDGPIKLSDEEV from the coding sequence ATGGAAGAAAAAGAGGTTTATCGAGCATCTTGGGAATGTCCGTCAAATATAGCATTGGTGAAATACTGGGGAAAAAAGCCGGCTCAACTGCCGGTGAACCCATCGTTGAGCTTTAGCCTGAAAAATGCCCGAACGAAAACGAGTGTTCGCATGGAGTCTGCTGCTCGTCGAAAAGTAGAGTTTTTATTTGAAGGGCAACCTTCGTCATTTGCCGAGCGGGTTGAAAAATACCTCGCCAGTATGTCGTTGGAGCACGAATGGCTAAATAATTTTTCATTTTATATTGAAAGCAAGAATACGTTTCCGCATTCAACCGGAATAGCCTCCTCGGCATCTGCATTTGGAGCATTGGCACTTTGCCTAGTTGATTTGAAACAGCAGGCCAATCAAAGGAATTTTACCGAGCAACAGTTTTTTCAAAAGGCATCGCGTTGGGCTCGGTTAGGAAGCGGAAGTGCTTGTCGGTCTGTTTTTCCATCGTTTGCGCTTTGGGGACGTTTTGCCGGATTCGCCGATTCTACTGATTGCAATGCGGTTGCCGTTCAAAATCGATTTCATAGAGACTATCGTAGTTTGCGCGATGCAGTTTTGTTGGTTGACTCTTCAGCAAAGGAAGTATCGAGTTCGGCCGGGCATGAACTGATGAATCAGCATGATTTTAAAGATGCCCGGATTGTTCAGGCGAACAAAAACCTGAAGGAGTTATTGCAGGTAATGAAAATTGGAGATCATAAACGGTTTTTCGAATTGATTGAGAAGGAAGCACTCAGTTTGCATGCCATGATGATGACTTCCGATCCGTCGTTTATTTTATTGCATCCAAACAGCTTGGAGATCATCAGAAAAATACGTCAATTTCGGCAACAAAGAGGCTTATCTGTTGGTTTTACCATTGATGCAGGTCCAAACATCCATTTGATTTATTTTGAAAAGGATAAGCAAGCAGTTCATGATTTTATCAATAGTGAGTTGTTGGTTCATACTCAAAATAAAAATTGGCTGGACGACTGCATTGGCGATGGACCAATAAAGCTGAGTGATGAAGAAGTTTAA
- the ricT gene encoding regulatory iron-sulfur-containing complex subunit RicT — protein MSELKNFKHMGCSGCSMNTDGDRPEMLGTYDWLKDLPDTTHLSDIVEVRFKGTHKEFYKNEDGLQLKIGEQVVVATTPGHDVGTISLVGRLAEKQFERKIRKPERYQWNKVYRKATSADKEKFETAKGREYAVMVRSRQIANELGLEMKIGDVEFRGDNAKAIFYYIAEGRVDFRELIRRYAREFHIKVEMKQIGARQEAGRVGGIGSCGRELCCSSWRTDFDSVTSDAAHQQGLSPNAEKMAGKCGKLKCCLMYELDTYLEAQEDFPNELLTLETEKGLARHFKTEILNKKIWYTMHETHSTKPIVLDLEDVKKIIQLNKRGKKPPIEKYLAIEEKVENEMSVGSVNPDLMDESKNRKRRKKKFSKRPHQNRRKNANTKS, from the coding sequence TTGTCTGAATTAAAAAATTTTAAGCACATGGGATGTAGTGGATGTAGTATGAATACTGATGGTGATCGCCCCGAAATGTTAGGCACCTACGATTGGTTAAAAGATCTACCAGACACAACACATTTATCAGATATTGTTGAAGTTCGATTTAAAGGAACTCACAAAGAATTTTATAAAAATGAAGATGGACTCCAACTAAAGATTGGTGAACAGGTGGTTGTTGCCACAACACCAGGCCATGATGTTGGGACAATTTCATTGGTTGGAAGGTTAGCTGAAAAGCAATTTGAACGAAAAATTCGGAAACCTGAACGATACCAATGGAACAAAGTCTATCGGAAAGCAACAAGTGCTGATAAAGAAAAGTTTGAGACAGCAAAAGGCAGAGAATATGCCGTGATGGTTCGTTCGAGGCAAATTGCCAACGAGCTGGGACTGGAAATGAAAATTGGCGATGTGGAGTTTCGTGGAGATAATGCCAAGGCGATTTTCTATTATATTGCTGAAGGACGCGTCGATTTTCGGGAATTAATCCGAAGATATGCCCGGGAGTTTCATATTAAAGTTGAAATGAAACAAATTGGAGCACGTCAGGAAGCAGGTCGTGTAGGAGGAATTGGATCGTGCGGTCGCGAATTGTGTTGCTCTTCCTGGAGAACTGATTTCGACAGTGTAACTTCGGATGCGGCACATCAGCAAGGCCTATCGCCCAATGCCGAAAAGATGGCCGGTAAATGCGGCAAACTAAAATGTTGCCTCATGTATGAGCTGGATACTTACCTGGAGGCTCAAGAGGACTTTCCAAATGAGTTATTGACTCTGGAAACCGAAAAAGGCTTGGCTCGTCATTTTAAAACAGAGATTCTAAATAAGAAGATTTGGTATACCATGCATGAAACTCATAGCACCAAGCCGATTGTTTTAGATCTGGAAGATGTTAAGAAAATTATTCAACTGAATAAGCGTGGAAAAAAACCGCCAATTGAAAAATACCTCGCTATTGAAGAAAAAGTTGAGAATGAAATGAGTGTTGGTTCGGTAAATCCCGATTTAATGGATGAATCGAAAAACAGGAAAAGACGTAAAAAGAAATTTTCAAAACGTCCTCATCAGAATCGACGCAAAAATGCAAATACAAAATCTTAA
- a CDS encoding hydroxymethylglutaryl-CoA reductase — protein sequence MMDRKIISGFSKLDRKHKIQWLVDQCHLDQETIEFLDAFQLADEKTQEIIADLSENQLSNYHLPFTVAPNFLVDGKLRTFPLVTEESSVVAALAKAAGYWAQRGGFRTEIIGTEKKGQVHFSWKGDHEKLNKFFPEIKQALLVESAPLTEKMTKRGGGISDVELNYLPEVLPNYYQLDVSFETCDAMGANFINSCLEQFGKTLKKWVAENDAFAEGEKELEIIMAILSNYVPGSSVKVWVECPVNKLEADAEKSQLFASKFVQAVHIARNDVSRAVTHNKGIFNGIDALAIATGNDFRAIEAGGHAYAAKYGKYRGLSDAGITDGNFWFSLELPLAVGVVGGVTSLHPLAKLAMQILGQPSAKQLMSYLAISGLASNWSAVRALVTTGIQQGHMKMHLSNILNALQVSDEQKQAARLYFEGREVSFSDVQNFLKTHAG from the coding sequence ATGATGGATCGTAAAATCATCAGCGGTTTCTCGAAATTAGATCGAAAGCATAAAATTCAGTGGTTGGTTGATCAATGTCATTTAGATCAGGAAACGATAGAATTTCTTGATGCCTTTCAGTTAGCTGATGAGAAAACACAGGAGATTATTGCAGACCTGAGTGAAAATCAATTGTCTAATTACCACCTCCCATTTACAGTTGCTCCAAATTTTTTAGTTGATGGAAAATTAAGGACATTTCCGCTGGTAACCGAAGAAAGCTCGGTGGTGGCTGCCTTGGCAAAGGCGGCTGGATATTGGGCGCAACGAGGTGGTTTTCGAACCGAGATTATTGGAACTGAAAAGAAAGGGCAGGTTCATTTTTCGTGGAAAGGCGATCATGAAAAATTGAATAAATTCTTCCCTGAAATCAAACAGGCGCTTCTCGTCGAGTCCGCTCCTCTAACTGAGAAAATGACCAAGCGCGGGGGAGGAATTTCCGATGTTGAGCTAAACTATCTCCCGGAAGTGCTTCCCAATTATTATCAGCTGGATGTTTCGTTTGAAACCTGTGATGCGATGGGGGCTAACTTCATTAATTCGTGTCTGGAGCAATTTGGAAAGACATTGAAGAAGTGGGTTGCCGAAAATGATGCGTTTGCCGAGGGAGAAAAAGAACTGGAAATTATTATGGCCATTCTGTCGAACTACGTTCCCGGTAGCAGTGTGAAAGTTTGGGTTGAATGTCCTGTAAATAAGTTGGAAGCGGATGCCGAAAAGTCGCAATTATTTGCCTCGAAGTTTGTTCAGGCTGTTCACATTGCACGGAATGATGTTTCCAGAGCGGTCACTCACAATAAAGGAATTTTTAACGGCATTGATGCGCTTGCCATTGCTACAGGAAATGATTTTCGCGCTATTGAAGCCGGAGGTCATGCCTATGCTGCCAAATATGGGAAGTACCGTGGGCTGAGCGATGCCGGAATAACTGACGGAAACTTTTGGTTTAGCTTGGAATTGCCATTGGCGGTTGGAGTTGTTGGTGGAGTAACCAGTTTGCATCCGCTAGCTAAACTGGCGATGCAAATTCTCGGGCAGCCATCAGCGAAACAACTCATGTCTTACCTTGCCATTTCAGGATTGGCATCTAACTGGTCTGCTGTTCGGGCCTTGGTGACGACAGGCATTCAACAAGGTCATATGAAGATGCACTTAAGTAATATATTGAATGCTTTGCAGGTTTCTGATGAACAAAAACAGGCTGCCAGACTTTATTTTGAAGGTCGGGAAGTTTCATTTTCCGATGTGCAGAATTTTTTAAAGACACATGCCGGATAA